The DNA segment GATCATGTACAGATGCCAGCCGCTGATGCCGGCGGGATCCCGGGCCAGGGGGCGCAAGGGCAGCCCGGCGAGGGTGCGGTCGTAAAGGTCGGCGATTTCACGGCGGCGGGCGGCGAAGCTGTCCAGGCGGTCCATCTGGCTGGCTCCGAGAGCGGCCTGGATGTCCGTCATGCGGTAGTTATAACCAAGCTCAATCTGCTGGTAATACCAGGGGCCGTCGCTCTCCCCTTGCATGCGGTCGGCATCGCGGGTGATGCCATGGGTGCGCAGGGTGGCGATGCGCCAGGCCAGCTCGTCATCATTAACGGTGATCATGCCGCCTTCGCCGCTGGTGATGATTTTTACGGGGTGGAAGCTGTGCGAGGCGGCGTCCGACCAGCGGCAGTTACCGATGCGCTCGCCCTGATAGGTGCCGCCCAGGGCATGGGCGGCGTCTTCCAGGATGCGAAAGCCATACTTCTGCCCCAGTGCATGGATACGCGGCATGTTGCAGGACTGGCCAGCGAAGTGAACGGGAACGACAATCTTGGGCAGGCGGCCGGTTTTTTCAGCGGCCTGAAGCTTGGCTTCAAGCTGCTCCACACTCATGCAGGCGGTGCCGGGGTCCACATCCACAAAATCCACCTTTGCTCCGCAGTAGCGGCCTGCATTGGAAGAAGCGACAAAGGTGTTGGGAGAGGTCCACAGCCAGTCACCAGGGCCCAGGCCCATGGCCAGGGCGGCGCAATGCAGGGTGGCGGTACCGTTGGACATGGCAATGCCATGTCTGGCACCGCACCAGTCGGCGACAGCCTTTTCAAAGCGCGGGATGGCAGGACCCTGGGTGAGGAAGTCGGAATGCAGTACCTCCACCACGGCGGCGATGTCCGCCTCATTGAGGGACTGGCGGCCGTAGGGTAGGAAATCGGCGGCCATGATCAGACGATGTCAAACGTCGGGTCCACGTACTGGTGGATCATGGAGCGGATCTCCGCCACGGTCATCCACTCAGTATTGGTGCCAGAGTTGTAGGCGAAGTCAGGCGCCACCGGGCTGCCTTTGTGGTGGTCGCCAAACAGCTTCATCGTGGCTGCGTAGCCGCGGGAGTGGCTGGGGACGATGATGTAATGCTTGTCCGTGGTCAGCGTCTGCATGGCGTCGGTGGAGGTGACCATTTCTTCATGAATCTTCTCCCCAGGACGGATGCCGACGACGGGTTTTTCACAATCCGGGCCGATGGCTTCCGCCACGTCGGTGATGCGATAGCTGGGGATTTTCGGCACGAAAATTTCACCGCCCAGAGCATGCTCCAGCGCGTGCTGGACCAGCTCCACACCTTCTTCAAGGGTGATGTTAAAACGGGTCATGGCGGGGTCTGTGATCGGCAGGACGCCGGTCTTGCGGCGGTCCAGGAAGAACGGAATGACGGAGCCGCGTGAGCCCATGACATTGCCATAACGGACGACGCTGAAGCGGATGTCGCGGGCACCTTTGACGTTGTTCGCGGCGATGAAAAGCTTGTCCGAGCAGAGCTTCGTCGCACCGTAGAGGTTGATCGGCGCGGCGGCCTTGTCGGTGGAAAGGGCCACCACATTGGTCACCTTGTTGTCCAGGCAGGCCTCGATGATGTTTTCCGCCCCGAGGACGTTGGTCTTGATGAACTCCATCGGGTTGTACTCCGCCGCCGGGACCTGCTTGAGAGCAGCGGCGTGGATGACGGTGTCTATGCCTTCCAGGGCGCGGCAGAGGCGCTGGCGGTCGCGGACATCGCCGATGAAAAAGCGCAGCCGGGGGTCCGTGAAGGTCTGGGCCATCTCGAACTGCTTCAGTTCATCACGCGAGTAAATGACGATGCGTTTGACGTCCGGATCGGCGAGCAGGGTGGCGATGCATTTCTTACCGAATGAGCCGGTACCTCCGGTGACGAGAATCGAGCGGGCTGATGACACAATAATGAATGTTCCTGGGTTGGTGAAAGGGGGCTGGCGAAGGCTGAGTAAAGTCCTGACAGGCGATGCTGGCAAGACGGGATTTAGGGAGGAAGGGACAAAGCGGGCAAAATCAGAGCCGCACGTTCCTTCCTCTGGGAGGCTATTTTTTCCGGCGCAGCAGCAGCAGTTCCGAGTGATAACCGTCCACCGTCTGATAGCCGAAGGGGTGGACATTGCGGTCCACCAGTTCGTAATCAGGCAGCATGACCAGGTAGTCATCGCCCAAAATGGGCGTCTCCACTCCGGCGAGCTGGCCGGGTTTGCGCAGTTGCTTGCCCTCCCGCATGTTGCGCAGGAGGATCCAGCGGGTTTTCAGGCGGGTGATGTGCTGTAGATAGTTGGTGACGATGTGCGGCTCCATTTCCTGGAAGGAGATGAAGTTGACGAACAGATCTGCAGTACCCCGCAGTTTTTCGATCTGCCAGGCGCAGAGCACCGCCATGGGAGTCAGCGAACTGATTTCAATTTCTTCCTGGTCCCGCGTCTGCGCATAGGTGGTCACCTGGTCAGCACCCAGGGTCTGGCTGAGATAATACTGGGCGACGTAGCTGATGGGCGGGATGTCAATGTCCACATAGTGCAGGTCCTCAATGCCAGCACTGGCGAGAATTTCCCCCAAGGTGCCAAAACCGCCGCCGATCTCCACAACGGTGCGGATCTCTTCATCAGCCTGAAGGTGCCTTTTCAGCATGCAGAGCCCCAGGAGGTAATTTAAGGCGGAGCGGGAAAACCAGCGGCCTTCAAACTCAAAGTGCTCGACGGGATTGCCTGCGGTGCCTTCGGAAAATGTGTGAAGAAAGGGCCGCTTGGAGGGTATGTCGGCCGCCAGGAGCACTCGGTAATCGGCCTTGGCCGCAGCCTGTCCAGATAAAAACTGCTCCAGGCCGAGCCAGGGTTTTTTGGCCTCAGGCATGGCCTGTTGCAGAGTGGAGAGCAGCAGGGCGGAGGTTTCCTTATTGATGAAGTTTCCCGGTGTGCCGTAGGTCGGGGCGAAGAAGCTCAGCGGGTAGCGCAGGGAACGGAAGTTTTCGATGCCATGCTCGCACAGCTCATCCACGATGCGCGAGGAGGCTTCATCCCAGAAGGGGCTAGGCCGGTAAAGTTCGTCCTGGGTCCGCATGTCATCGCGGGCGGTGGTCAGTTCCGGATAGGCGGGGGATGGCAGCATGCAGGTGGGCGCTAGAGTGGACATGTCGGATTAACCTGCAAGCGCGATTTGTGAAGTGGAACCGATACATCCTGTCCTCTCCTGACTGAGACAGTGATTGCGGGAGGGCCATTTTATGTCAACTGTCCCTGTGTCGCAGCCCCCCCCGCCTCAGCCACCCCGCCGCCGTTTTTGGAAATGGTGCAAGCGGCTGCTGTTCGTTTTCCTGCTTTTGCTGGTGATCCTGGTGGCCTTTCACCGTCCCATCATCCGGGGGCTCATCACCTGGATCGGCCCCAAGGCCGCTGCTTCGCTGGATCTGCCCCTGAGCTGGCAGGTGCAGGGCTCCCTGTGGGGTGATTTTAAATTGGCCAATATCGAGACGGGTGGTGGCGAAGGCCACTGGCTGCCGGTCGCCAAAATCGGCGAACTCAGCGCCGACTACGATTGGCGTCTTTTGAAAAACAAGGACTTCGAAAACGCGGTGAACCGCATCACCCTGCATGACGTCGAAGCGGAGGTGGACCTGCGCAAGCTGCCACCGGGGAAGGAGCCCGATGTTCCAAAGCCCGAAAAAGAAAAGTCCGGCCAGCTGCCGCCCATCGTGTGGCCGCGCACGGTGGACATCAAAAACGTCAACGCCACCGTCACCCTCGCAGACGGTAGCCTCCTCATCATTCGGGGGCTGACGCTCCAGATGGGCGAAGGCATGCCCGGCATCTTTGAATGCCAGGAGTTGCGCCGCGAGCCGGGCAATCTCGCCCTGGAGAATGTGAAGGCAGATGTCCTCTGGGAGCCGCGCAGCCTCACCATTCAAAATCTCACTCTGCCCAAGGCCGTCATCATGGAGCGCCTCGTCGTGGATCTCCACGGCATGTGGGACAGCCAGAGCTCGGCGGCGGTGGAGCTGGTGGCCAAGCTCGGTGCCGCCAGCTTCGATGTGCAGGCGACAGCCTCGGGCCTTTTGAAACCTCCGCTCAGCGTGACGGCGAAGGTGCAGGGTCGTGATCTGCGCTCCGAAGAACTGCAAACGCTGGGCCTGCCTGCGAATGTGTTTTTTGAAAACGGCAAGCTGGATTTGCAAGCCGCAGGTGATCCCACCACTCCCATCCAGATGGGCGTGGAAATGAACCTGTCTTTGGCAAACATCCGCACCGCCGGGGCCACCGTGGATGCGATCAGCGTCGCTGCCACCGTCAAGGATGGCCTTGCCCAGGTGCAGTCCATTCAGGTAAACCGGGGTGAAAACCAGGTCCTGGTCACGGCGGAGGCCACCCTGCCTGCGGACCTCAAGGACCTGGCCACCACCTCCTGGACGGCCAAACTTGAAGCCACCCTGCCTAAGGCCACGGAATTTCTCGACCAGCCGCCGCCTGTCCTGGGCAGCCTGGCTATAAAAGCCACCGCTGAGGGGAAGGGGGCTAACGACGTGAAAGCGCAGGGTGAGCTCACCGGGGAGACCCTGGCCTTCCAGACCTACCGGCTCCCGCAGCTCCGCACGGTCTTTTCCCTGGATGGCAAAACCGCCCGCCTGGAGATTCCCGGCCTGGAGCTTGGCACGGGCAATTCCATCGCGCTGAAGGCCAGCCTGCTGATGGAGGATGCGATGCCGGTGGATGCCTCCTGGCTGATCCGGGTCACGGATCCGGCGCTGCTGATGGAAACCACCGGCCTGCCGCCGCCGCCCAAGACTGTGAAGGGCGTCATCGAAACGGTGGGCAATGCCAAATTGAATGTCCAGGATCTGAGTGCGAAAAACTATGATGCGCTGGTGGCGGACATGAACGTGACGGTCAATGAAGCCCGCTATGGGGAGGGCGAGCTTCAGCAGCTCTCCCTGCGCGCCAGGGTGGAGAAAGGCGAGGCCCTTTTGGACAGCATTACAATTCGTCTGGATGCGAAGAATGCCATTGACCTGACCGGCCAGATGAACCTCACGGCCCCCCACCTTTTTCAGGCCAAAGGAGACATTGGTCTGGCGGAGCTGACCGTTCTCAACACCTGGCTGAAGACCTTCGAGGCCCCGCTGATGGAAAGCGGTGCAGTGACCGGCAAGCTGGATGTCACCGGCCAGCTCCAGCCCTGGCAGTCTCAGGGCAGCGTGCGCCTGGAGGCCACGACAGTGCGCACCGCCGCCATGCCGCAGCCCGCCAATGCCACGCTGGACACGACCTTTGAAGGCACGCGGGCAGAGTTAACAAAGCTGGAGGCCACCCTGGGCCCCTGGCGCCTGGCCGTGAAGGGCACGGTGGATGAAAAGCAGGCGGAACTGGCCGAACTAAAAGTGTGGCAAAACAAGACCGAGCTGCTCAACGGCACCGTCTTTGCCCCCTTTGACCTGATGAAGCCTGACGTCACCGATGGCCAGCCGATGAACGTTTCCATCGTTGCCAAAGACCTGCGCATGGGAGAGATCCTGGCCGCCGCCGGCATCCAGAACATCCCGCCCAGCATCCTGAATGCGGACATCCAGGTGACCGGGCGGCTTGATACCGCCAAGGGCCGGGTCTTTGTGGAGGTGAAGGATGTCAAAGTTCCCAATGCTCCCAAAGCCTTCAAGCCGGCCACGCTGCGCACAGAAACTACTCTGGAAAATGGTCGCATCAACACGCTCTCCACCGTCGTGCAGCCGCCGCTGCAAACGCTTACCGTGGAAGGCGACCTGCCCTTTGACATCCCGGCGCTCATGAAGGAGCCTGCCAAGCTGAAGGCTACGCCATTGAATCTTCGTGTGACCTTGCCACAAAGCGACCTGGGCTTTCTTCGCGAGTACGCACCGGACATGATCAGCTCCATCCCGGGCAGGCTCAAGATTGATGCCGAGATCAAGGGCACGGTGGGCAAGCCTGTCATCAGTGGCGAGGTGGATCTGAGCATCAGCGAAATCGCCTGGTCCAAGCCGGACCTGCCCTCCGTGCGCGCTGTGCGGGCCCTTATTCAGGCCAATGGCCAGAAGATCACCGTCCAGGAAGTCTCTGCTGTGCTGGCCGGCGGCCGTGTGAAACTGGACGGCACAGTGGATGCCACCGATCTGAAAAATCCAGGTCTCAACCTCAGCTTAATGGCACGGGAGGCGCTTGTTTTCCGCGATCCCACCACCTCCGTCCGGGCCAATGGCGACATCACCTGCCGCGGCACCCTCCAGCAGTCCACCGTCGCCGGGCTGGTGGAAATCGTCCGTGGGCGCGTCTTCAAGGAAATTGACCTGCTGCCCGTGCTGAAGCTGCCCGCAGACGTGCCCCCCGTTCCTGAAAACACCGCCCGCAGTGAGGCGAAGCTGACCCTGCCGCCCATCGTCAAAGACTGGGTGTTTAATGTCAATGTCCGGACCCGCGATCCCGTCCTGGTTTCAGGTAATCTGGCCAATGGAGCGGTTTCCGCCGATGTGCGGCTGGGCGGCACCGGTGCCTCTCCTCAACTCACCGGCTTTGCCAATGTGGACCGCCTGCTTTTGAAGCTGCCCTTTAGCGTCGTCAAGGTCACCAAAGGGGTCATCACCCTGCGGCCAGATCATCCCTTCGATCCGGACCTCGATATCCGGGGGGAATCTCGCATGGGCAGCTATGACATCACCCTTTACATTTATGGGGACTCCACCAGCCCCAAGACCCGTTTCACCAGCACCCCGCCGATGAGTGAGACGAACATCATCACCATGCTGGCCACCGGCACCACCCTGGACGGCTCCGCCAGTGAACTGGCCTCCGAGGCAGCCACCCGTGCCGCCTTCCTTTTCCTTAGCGAGTTCTATCGCAAGACCTTTAACAAGAAAAAAGTCGTCCGCGAGGAACCGCCCAAACTGAACATGACCTTCAATCCGTCCGGGGCTGACCGTGGCAATGACAGTGTGCAGGCCACCTATGATCTGTCTGAAAAATGGCGGCTTACAGGCCGGTTCACCCAGACCGGGCGCATGGAAGCCATGCTCGGGTATGTGCTTCGCTTCGGCGAGGCCGCCCTGGCCATGGATGAACGGACTTCCTCTCCCCTGGACACCACCTCCGAGATAAGTCCCACCCCCGTTCCTGTTCCTTCCGTCCAGGCCCCGCAGCCTTCCTCTTCCGTGGCTCCTTGATGCGGGTTGGACATAAGCTGTCTATGGAGCCCGACGATCCGTCGGCACCGTGAGGGGCTCAGAGGAAGGAAGAAGAGATTTGGAATGAGGAAGGCAGAAGGGACGTGGGCAGGGGCACCTTTTAACAAGATTGACAAAATTTTGAATGAGGGAGCCGGTGCGTGGAGCAGTGAGCGGAAGTGAGGGATTGCCACGGTGGTCCCTGCCGCGCAAAGCGTCTTGGAGTGCGGTGAAAGCGCTCAAGCGCAGCACTGCTCTTCAATGGAGGTGCCTATGGCCTAACAGCTTGTGTGGCATAAAGTGTGCCGTGTGGCCAGGGCTATTCAAGTGCAGGCGGCGGTGTGAGTGCCGCCTGGACTCCGGCGGGAGCGGCGCTGCCGGGGCAATGACTTGCGTCTTGCCTCTATGCTCTGCACCCGGGACGCTCTGCGCCTGCGGGGACCGGCTTACGGCGGGGGGCACAAAAAAGGGCACGCCGAAATGCTTCGGCGTGCCCGGTTGAGACCTTAATAAATCAGGGTTTGGCTTCGGTGGCTGCCGGTGCGGCGGCGGCGGGGGCAGCCGCATCAGCCCCTTTGTTCAGTTCCACCACGATCTGGTCGGTGATGTCCACGGCATCCTTGTAATAGATAAGGACCGGGACGGTGGAAAGGCTCATGCCTGACTTGTCAAAAATAAAGTCATAACCTTCCGTCTTGGCCTTGTCACGGACGACGACGAGGATCTCATCATAGATGCCACGACGGATCTGCACGTCTTCCTGCTTGAGCTGGGTGGAGCGGCGGTTCTGCTGCTCACCGATTTCCTGCTCCAGCGCACGCAGTTCCTGGCCCTTGTTCTCAAATTCAGCCGCCTTTTTCGCCCGGGCATCCGGGGTCATGATTGGATCGCTTGCTTCTTTTTTCAGCTTCTGCATGTCGGTCATCAAATTCTTGTAAACGGCCCAGCGGTCGTTCATTTCGGATTGAGCCTTGTCCACATTGCCCTTGAAGTCAGCAGCAGCTTTCTTGGTTTTGTGAAATTCAGAGAAGGCTTTGGACATGTCCACGACGCCAAATTTCAGGTCAGCAGCGCTGGCCAGGGTGATGCTGGCAGATAAAAAAGCTAAAGTCAGAAGACGGATCATAGAGGAAGTTAAGTGATATCTAACGGGAATTTGTTCAATGTGAGGAATTCTGGGCTTAGAATTTGTAGCCCATGTTGAACTGGAAGCGCGGGCTGTCGCCGGTGAAGTCGTCTTTCACGAGGGGCAGGCCCAGGTCCAGGCGGATCGGGCCGATAGGCAGGAACATGCGCAGACCGACGCCGATGTTGGAATACACCTCGCCATCACCCACAATCGGGCCGCCATTCTTCACGCCACGGGCATCTCTGCCGCCGGCTGCTGTGACATCCGTGGAGATGTAACCCACATCGTAGAAGACCGCTCCGCGCACCTTCTCAATGATCGGGAAGGAATATTCAATGCTGGCGTACATGGAAACGTTACCACCGATAGGCTCACCGCTGTCATCTTTGGGGCCAGCTTCACGGAAGTCATAACCGCGCAGATTGTTGGCACCGCCGAGGAAGAGACGTTCGAAGATCGGCACGTCGCCATTCGCATTGCCGGAATTGCCCCAGCCGTCGGCGATGCGGGCCATCCCCTCAAAGCTCAGGATGGTGTCCCCTGGAAGAGAGAAGAACTGCTGGCCGCCAATGTTGCCGCCCCAGACTTCCACATCACCACCCAGGCCGGAAGCCATGAGGCCCACTTCGAATTTATGGCCCTTGCGGGTGATGAAGACGCTGTCACGGGTGTCATGCACGAAGCCGAAATCGAACTTGCTCTGAAGGAAGTCACCTTCTTCGTTGCGAATGATGTTGGTTGGATCTTCATCATCGTTCACATCCAGATTGATGTTCTGAAGCGTGTAGGTCGTCTCAAAGTAAGAGTGCTCACCCACGGGTTTGCGCAGGCTCAGAGCCATCCCGGCATTGGTCTGCTCATAGCGGTCAGCCTGGGAGAGGTAGAACATGTTACGGTAGAACATTTCAACTGTGAAGGCCAGTTTCTGACCCAGGAACCAAGGCTCGGTCCAGGACAGGTTGAAATCCTGACGGCGCGGGCCGTAGCGGATGTTCATGTTAAAGCGCTGGCCGGCACCGCGGAAGTCACCCCAGTCGGAGATGTCAAAGTTGGTCTGTGTCACGTCAATGAAACCCACGATGCTGTCAATGGAGCTGAAACCTGCACCGAAGTTCACGGAACCCGTGGACTTTTCCGTGACGTTGACTTCGATGTCCTTGAAGCCGTCCACTTCAGTGGAGACTGGGCGCACGGTCAGCGGGTTGGCTTCACCTTTGCCTTCGAAGTAGTTCAAGTTTTCCAGACGGGTCTGGGCGGTTTCAAGCTGGACGGTGTTGAGCTCGTCCCCAGGAGACATCGGCAGTTCCCGACGGATGACTTCGTCCTGGGTCTTCATGTTGCCGCTGATGTTGACTTTGCGGATGAAGGATTTGCCGCCTTCATACACGCTGTAAGTGACGTTGAGGAGGCCGGGGCCGGCATCGGACAGGCGGGTTTCCACCCGTGCATCAGCATAACCGCGGGAGCCGTAATAATCCTGGATCATTTTTTCATCTCCACGGACATCGCTGCCGGAATAGGGGCGGCCTGCTTCCGTGAGGATGGCGGGGGTGAGCTCCTCCTGGGAGAAAATGGTGATGCCTTGGATGGTGACGGAGGCGACATCATACTTGCCGCCTTCCGTGATTTCAAAAACGAGTGCCACCTTGTCGCTCCCGGACTCTTCACGGCGGTAGCCGACCCGCACATAGACGTAACCGATGTCCTGGTAGGCCTGCTCAATCTTCCGGACGTCATCCAGCACGGCCTGGTTGTCCAGCTTGCCGGCCTTGCCCCAGAGGCGCCAGAAGGTTTTTTCCTTGGAGGTTAGTTCAGCGCGCAGCTTGCGGTCACTGATGGCGGTGTTGCCTTCAAAGCGGATGTCACCAATCAAACCCCGGCCGCCTTCTTCAATCTTAAACAGCACGGTGGAGAAACCTTCTTTTGCTGAGGGACTGACATCATAAGTCACCAGCACGTCGGAGAACCCTTTTTTCGTGTAGAGTTCGAGGATCTTCTGCTGAGCCGCCACCAGCTTGGTATCATCCACCGGATCACCCACTTTGATTTCGATTTCCTTGGCCAGCTTGGCGTTGTCAAATGCTGCATTGCCAAGGAAGCCCAGTTCAGCAATGCCGC comes from the Prosthecobacter sp. SYSU 5D2 genome and includes:
- the pseC gene encoding UDP-4-amino-4,6-dideoxy-N-acetyl-beta-L-altrosamine transaminase; this translates as MAADFLPYGRQSLNEADIAAVVEVLHSDFLTQGPAIPRFEKAVADWCGARHGIAMSNGTATLHCAALAMGLGPGDWLWTSPNTFVASSNAGRYCGAKVDFVDVDPGTACMSVEQLEAKLQAAEKTGRLPKIVVPVHFAGQSCNMPRIHALGQKYGFRILEDAAHALGGTYQGERIGNCRWSDAASHSFHPVKIITSGEGGMITVNDDELAWRIATLRTHGITRDADRMQGESDGPWYYQQIELGYNYRMTDIQAALGASQMDRLDSFAARRREIADLYDRTLAGLPLRPLARDPAGISGWHLYMIRLNLDEIAPRTRRQVFESLRSQGIGVNVHYIPVHLQPDYAQFGFKKGDFPEAERYYEECITLPMFPAMQDEDVLRVKDALVQACLL
- the pseB gene encoding UDP-N-acetylglucosamine 4,6-dehydratase (inverting); amino-acid sequence: MIVSSARSILVTGGTGSFGKKCIATLLADPDVKRIVIYSRDELKQFEMAQTFTDPRLRFFIGDVRDRQRLCRALEGIDTVIHAAALKQVPAAEYNPMEFIKTNVLGAENIIEACLDNKVTNVVALSTDKAAAPINLYGATKLCSDKLFIAANNVKGARDIRFSVVRYGNVMGSRGSVIPFFLDRRKTGVLPITDPAMTRFNITLEEGVELVQHALEHALGGEIFVPKIPSYRITDVAEAIGPDCEKPVVGIRPGEKIHEEMVTSTDAMQTLTTDKHYIIVPSHSRGYAATMKLFGDHHKGSPVAPDFAYNSGTNTEWMTVAEIRSMIHQYVDPTFDIV
- a CDS encoding putative sugar O-methyltransferase; protein product: MSTLAPTCMLPSPAYPELTTARDDMRTQDELYRPSPFWDEASSRIVDELCEHGIENFRSLRYPLSFFAPTYGTPGNFINKETSALLLSTLQQAMPEAKKPWLGLEQFLSGQAAAKADYRVLLAADIPSKRPFLHTFSEGTAGNPVEHFEFEGRWFSRSALNYLLGLCMLKRHLQADEEIRTVVEIGGGFGTLGEILASAGIEDLHYVDIDIPPISYVAQYYLSQTLGADQVTTYAQTRDQEEIEISSLTPMAVLCAWQIEKLRGTADLFVNFISFQEMEPHIVTNYLQHITRLKTRWILLRNMREGKQLRKPGQLAGVETPILGDDYLVMLPDYELVDRNVHPFGYQTVDGYHSELLLLRRKK
- a CDS encoding translocation/assembly module TamB domain-containing protein, with the protein product MSQPPPPQPPRRRFWKWCKRLLFVFLLLLVILVAFHRPIIRGLITWIGPKAAASLDLPLSWQVQGSLWGDFKLANIETGGGEGHWLPVAKIGELSADYDWRLLKNKDFENAVNRITLHDVEAEVDLRKLPPGKEPDVPKPEKEKSGQLPPIVWPRTVDIKNVNATVTLADGSLLIIRGLTLQMGEGMPGIFECQELRREPGNLALENVKADVLWEPRSLTIQNLTLPKAVIMERLVVDLHGMWDSQSSAAVELVAKLGAASFDVQATASGLLKPPLSVTAKVQGRDLRSEELQTLGLPANVFFENGKLDLQAAGDPTTPIQMGVEMNLSLANIRTAGATVDAISVAATVKDGLAQVQSIQVNRGENQVLVTAEATLPADLKDLATTSWTAKLEATLPKATEFLDQPPPVLGSLAIKATAEGKGANDVKAQGELTGETLAFQTYRLPQLRTVFSLDGKTARLEIPGLELGTGNSIALKASLLMEDAMPVDASWLIRVTDPALLMETTGLPPPPKTVKGVIETVGNAKLNVQDLSAKNYDALVADMNVTVNEARYGEGELQQLSLRARVEKGEALLDSITIRLDAKNAIDLTGQMNLTAPHLFQAKGDIGLAELTVLNTWLKTFEAPLMESGAVTGKLDVTGQLQPWQSQGSVRLEATTVRTAAMPQPANATLDTTFEGTRAELTKLEATLGPWRLAVKGTVDEKQAELAELKVWQNKTELLNGTVFAPFDLMKPDVTDGQPMNVSIVAKDLRMGEILAAAGIQNIPPSILNADIQVTGRLDTAKGRVFVEVKDVKVPNAPKAFKPATLRTETTLENGRINTLSTVVQPPLQTLTVEGDLPFDIPALMKEPAKLKATPLNLRVTLPQSDLGFLREYAPDMISSIPGRLKIDAEIKGTVGKPVISGEVDLSISEIAWSKPDLPSVRAVRALIQANGQKITVQEVSAVLAGGRVKLDGTVDATDLKNPGLNLSLMAREALVFRDPTTSVRANGDITCRGTLQQSTVAGLVEIVRGRVFKEIDLLPVLKLPADVPPVPENTARSEAKLTLPPIVKDWVFNVNVRTRDPVLVSGNLANGAVSADVRLGGTGASPQLTGFANVDRLLLKLPFSVVKVTKGVITLRPDHPFDPDLDIRGESRMGSYDITLYIYGDSTSPKTRFTSTPPMSETNIITMLATGTTLDGSASELASEAATRAAFLFLSEFYRKTFNKKKVVREEPPKLNMTFNPSGADRGNDSVQATYDLSEKWRLTGRFTQTGRMEAMLGYVLRFGEAALAMDERTSSPLDTTSEISPTPVPVPSVQAPQPSSSVAP
- a CDS encoding OmpH family outer membrane protein produces the protein MIRLLTLAFLSASITLASAADLKFGVVDMSKAFSEFHKTKKAAADFKGNVDKAQSEMNDRWAVYKNLMTDMQKLKKEASDPIMTPDARAKKAAEFENKGQELRALEQEIGEQQNRRSTQLKQEDVQIRRGIYDEILVVVRDKAKTEGYDFIFDKSGMSLSTVPVLIYYKDAVDITDQIVVELNKGADAAAPAAAAPAATEAKP
- the bamA gene encoding outer membrane protein assembly factor BamA; its protein translation is MIHGVLSSPQNALRPFLVAALFSLTPLGSQAQVSLDSPAAVGRKIVREVDVVFTGPATMDPARVRAQMSTREGEPYTDESVERDLRSLYATGAVENVDINAVNVAGGVKVIVTISGRGGIAELGFLGNAAFDNAKLAKEIEIKVGDPVDDTKLVAAQQKILELYTKKGFSDVLVTYDVSPSAKEGFSTVLFKIEEGGRGLIGDIRFEGNTAISDRKLRAELTSKEKTFWRLWGKAGKLDNQAVLDDVRKIEQAYQDIGYVYVRVGYRREESGSDKVALVFEITEGGKYDVASVTIQGITIFSQEELTPAILTEAGRPYSGSDVRGDEKMIQDYYGSRGYADARVETRLSDAGPGLLNVTYSVYEGGKSFIRKVNISGNMKTQDEVIRRELPMSPGDELNTVQLETAQTRLENLNYFEGKGEANPLTVRPVSTEVDGFKDIEVNVTEKSTGSVNFGAGFSSIDSIVGFIDVTQTNFDISDWGDFRGAGQRFNMNIRYGPRRQDFNLSWTEPWFLGQKLAFTVEMFYRNMFYLSQADRYEQTNAGMALSLRKPVGEHSYFETTYTLQNINLDVNDDEDPTNIIRNEEGDFLQSKFDFGFVHDTRDSVFITRKGHKFEVGLMASGLGGDVEVWGGNIGGQQFFSLPGDTILSFEGMARIADGWGNSGNANGDVPIFERLFLGGANNLRGYDFREAGPKDDSGEPIGGNVSMYASIEYSFPIIEKVRGAVFYDVGYISTDVTAAGGRDARGVKNGGPIVGDGEVYSNIGVGLRMFLPIGPIRLDLGLPLVKDDFTGDSPRFQFNMGYKF